In the Silvanigrella aquatica genome, CATCCGAATTAAAATCTAAATTAACAAATATATTAAATAATTATCTTCTTGACAATTGCAAAAGTCATGAAATGCAGTGTGATGGCACATATATTAGAAATCAGCCGTTACCAAATGAAAAGGTCTTTCGCTGCCAAGATAAATTTATTGAAAATGCAAGACGGTATGGTATTAAATCTATAGCGTATGATTTGGCGATTAAACCTCTTCTTGAGAAAAAAGATTTTGATCGCATTCCTGAAAGATTTATTCCTTCTTTGGTTGTTGAGGAAATTAAACCAAAAAACATCAAGAAAAAGAAGAAAAAATAATGATTAATTTCCCCGAAAAAAAAATATTTGAAAAAAAAAGAATTGCCGCTATTGATGTCGGATCAAACAGCATTCATATGCTGATTGTTGATATGGAAACAACGAATTCCTTTACGATTATTGCTTCTGAAAAAGATCAAGTCCGTTTAGTTGCGTCTCTTGATGAAGATGGAAATTTAACAAACGATGCCTTAAGTCGTGCTATATCTGCTTTAAAGAAAATGAAAGAAATTGCGGATGGGCTGCGTGCACAAATTCGTGCTGTAGGAACAAGTGCCTTGCGTGAAGCAAAAAATGCTGCTGACTTTGTTGCAAAATTATATAAAAAAACAGGAATTGATATTGAAATTATTTCGGGGCATGAAGAGGCTCGTCTTGTTTATTTAGGTGTGCAGCAAGGGCTTCCCATTCAATCAAAATCAACACTAATTGTCGATATCGGTGGTGGTTCTACAGAAATTGTGGTGGGGCAATGGGGTGAGGAGCGCTTTGCTACCTCTCTCAAGCTGGGCTGCGTGCGTTTGACTCAGAATTTTATTCATACGGATCCTCTGGGAGACGAACATTTAAGAGCTCTCGAGCTTTATATTAATACACGATTGGAACCTGTTTTGTCTGAAGTTGAGCGCATTGGATTTGATTATGCTGTGGGCTCTTCAGGGACAATTAAAGCTGTGAAATCTTTGGTGTTAGGGCTTACAAATTCGCCACCCCTGCAAACAATGCATGGCTCAACATTAACTGCAAAAGAAATTTGGGTCGCTAAAGAAGCTTTATTAAGAGCGCGATCATTAAAGGAACGGAAACAACTGCCTGGTCTCGATGCTAAAAGAGCAGACATAATTGTGGCTGGTTTATTTGTATTAAGTTCTATTACTAAAATATTGGGTATTCGTGAATGGACTATTTCATTAACAGCGTTACGTGAAGGTATTTTATTTGATACAATGCTGCGCGATGGTGTTTGGTTACAAGGCGATACCAGTGATGTGCGTTGGCGCTCTGTGCGTTCTTTTGGGCAGAAATTTCATATTGATGAAGCACATGCTTTTCATATTACTTCTTTTGCCGTAAGTTTATTTGATCAATTATCTTCTAGGCATTCTTTGCCAAGTGCTTGGCGTGAGTTTTTAAGATCGGCTGCTTATCTTCATGAGTGTGGTTTATTTATTGGCCACACAGGGCACCATAAACATACCTTTTATTTCATTCGCAATGCGTCTTTGCCTGGTTTTACGACGCGTGAAATGCAAATTATTGCGACTATTGTACGTTATCACCGAAAGCGTATGCCAAGAGATAATGATGAAGTTTATTGCGATTTCGATAAAGAAATTCAGAAGGCTGTAAATATTTGCGCGTCCATTTTACGACTTGCTGTTTCTTTAGACAGGGGGCGTCAGGGTAAAATACAAGAGATTGTGATGCAGGATATCTCGCTATCAAAAATGTGCTTATCCGTGCATTTGAGAGCGAATCATGATATTGAACTCGAGATGTATGAGGCTACTATTGAGAAAAAAGCATTCGAAAATATATTCTCATGTTCTCTCGAAATCGTTTTGCAACAATAATTCTAAGTTATTTGGAAAAGGTTGGACGTCTTTTGAAGTTTAAAAATAAATTAAATTTTTTTATTATTACCATATCTGCATTTTTATCTTTTCTTTGTTATGCTGAAGAAAATAAAAGTTCTCATTCATTAAATTATTTTACTGATGAGTTGTATTCAAACGAATGTCCTCGAAATGGTGCTGTGGCAGGACGAATTTCTATTCAAGGTAGTGAATATTATAATTCCTCTTATTTAAATGATGCTGTCATACGCATTGCGGGAATGGATTACACCAATAATCAAAATAAGGAATATGAGTACTATCCCAATGCCAATGGATGTTTTTCTATTGATAATATTTTTCCCATTGGTAGTTCCATGTATTTATATGTAGATAATATTGATTCTCCTGATAATAAAGACTCCTTATTTAAAAATTATTTCCCTGTAAATGTAGGGTATCGGACAAACTTTTACGAAGTGAATTTAAGCCTCAATTCTTATATTGGTAATTTATCACAAGCATTTAACTATGGTTCTAAACAGTTTTTTGAAAAGACGGGTTTGTGTGGTGAGGCAATTGGATTTGCTTCAGGAGATATTTTAGGTACTGAAGTCTATATAAAAAATGCAATTGGAAAAATATTTAAACCTAAATTTTTTAATGAAAAAAACTTACCCGACCCTTCAAGAAATAATTTATCATTATCTGGTCAATTCTGTTTTTTTAATTTAGATGCCTGCGATAATAATGGTTCAAATTGTAGTATAAATTCCAATTATGAATTAATTTTCACCTTAAAAAATGGAATGACTCGTTCCTTTGATTTATTTCTTCCGCCATTTTCTTTTAGTTCTTCAAATTATTTTGATTTAAATTTAAATATTTCCAGACCTGTTGAGTTATACTCGCTTGCACATTCACTAGATAAAAATATAATTTATACTCCAGTTTATAATTATTTTATTAAAACAAGCAAAGAAAACAATGATAAGTATATTCATATTTTAAATGGTCAAAATCAACTTGTTTATTTTCCAGTCGGAAATGAATTTGTCAAAATTAGCTATAAAACAGATTTGAGTCAAAGCGATCGTTTCTTTATATTAAAGCCACGCTCTGAACTATTTACAGCAAATATGGAGCCTTTATTAGTTCATTATAATCCCGGATATTCTTTACAAGATCAAAACACACCATTAAAATTAAAAATATTTGATCCCGATGTTTTAAATTTAAATCAAAATATCTTAAGTAAAATATATTTAAATGGCTTTGGCTCAGTTTTTTTTAATTTTGATTTTTCGCAATATGAATTGAGCTCTGAAGATATATCTGTTCATTTGTATGATTTTTATGGAAAAGAAATCTACAATTTTTACCCTCTTTCTTCCTCAGAGGCGAATTATATAAGTGGATTCTACTTTGCTTTAGAGCCTGGTTTTTATCGTTTGGCTGTGATCAATAATCAGGATAATAAAAATGAATTCTTATTATCCTCAATAGTTCGTTCTATAGCAAATAAAACCCAAGTTGTTACGAATCAGTTTGACAGTTCATCTTCATCAAGTTCTGAACATCAATTTCAAAATAATGCGACTGTAGTTGTTGATAATCTTATGAATTATGGGCAACAAACCTCAAATGTGGATGTGCTTCCGTATAATGAAGAAGCTTATGTTACACAAATCGATCGTATTCATCCTGATGAAGAAAATTTAACAGGAGTACATGCATTACAAATTGAAAAAGCTTATAGCAGCAAAAGTTTATTTAATAGAATGAGTGCGGAAGAACTTTGTAATGTGAAAAATTTTGTTTCTGAGTTTAAAAATGAAGCATATCATATTCATGATTTAAAGGAGAGGTTTAATAATAATATTCCTGCTCTTATTACTATCCTAAATGAGGAAAAGTTATTAAATTGGGTCGATTCAAATATATAATTTTTAAAGCTTATATAAATTGGGTAAAAAAATAATTCCAGCATTTTTCATATCATCAAATATTCTTCTTTATTGAAAAAGTCTTTTGAATTGAAATAAATATGCCAACTAGAATTAAAATGAGTAATATATAACTTGAATTTTTATACAAATTAAGATTTGAATTTAATAAATTGAGACTTTTTGAACCAAAGTAATAGCCCATTCCTTCTCCCATACCCATGAAAACAGCATAAATAGCAAATATGGCTACTCTAGAATCCTCTGGTACTAATTCTGCACACAATGCTTGGAAGGCAGGGACAAAAAGTGTTTCAGATAAGGTAAGTAAAACAACACCAAAATAGAGGTTAATAATATTATAATTCATTATAATAGAATAAAATCCAAGTAAAGAAAATATAAGAGACAAGGAGATCTGGTAATAATAATTTTTTGTAAATTTATGAAAAAATTTATTAAGGTGAACTGACAATATAATAATCATAACTCCGTTTAGGGTTGGAATTGTCCAAATATATTGAGGGAGCTTTAAAGTTTGAGAAATAATAATAGGGGCAAGAGTATAAATTTGAGCGCAAAAAAACCAACTTAATACAATTAAGAAGTAAAAATGAAATAAATTTTTACTCCTTAATAACAAAAATATATTTTTAAAATAATTATTTTGTTTTTGAAATGATATATTTTTTAAGCTAAATAAAGTATAAATAGATGATAAACATAAAAAAATACAGATGCTAATAAAAGCAAATTCTTTGTTGTAATAAATATAAATAAAATTAACTAAAATAGGTCCCAATGTGGCTGCTATATTTGTAGCTATGTGAATAATAGAATAGTTAATTGTAGATTGATTTGTTTTTTCTTTTAGAAACGAAGTTAGAACTCTTATAAAGATGGTATTGCTGCCATAAAAAAATCCAATAAAAATTAATGCTAATAGCATAATTGAGAAGGAATGGTAAAATGTCAGTAAAAAGTAACCCAACGCGCCCACAATTTGCATAACTGCCAAAAGCACAGAGGGTTTTAATAATTCGAGTACAGGTGCGAAGATTAAACGCCCCCATCGCGCCGTAATTGAACTCAGCAGCATAGCTAAGCTGACTTGGGAAGTTGTAATATCTTTAAATTCGCTTAAAAATAGAGCTAACATACTTAGGGGGGCTAAATAGCCAAATCCTGAAACCAATTCTTGGGCAAATAATTTTTTAAGATAATGTTTTTCTTGATTGGGCATAGTAGCTCCTTATTTTATTTAAAACATTATCTTCTTCTTTTATATTAGGCAATTCATGGCTAGAATTAAAATGAAAATCAGAATTTTTCATCGATACCATTTTTATTTTCAATGGCATTGCGTGCTAATTCGTCGCACATATCGTTATATTTATTTCCGGAATGGCCTTTTACCCATTGCCAAGATAAGTTGTGTTTTCTTTGTAAAAGGCATAGTTTAAGCCAGAGATCTTGATTTTTAACGGGATCTCCAGATTTGGTTTTCCAACCGTTTTTTTGCCAGTTTTCAAGCCAACCTGCTGTAAAAGCGTTTTTGACATATTGGCTGTCAGTGATAATAAGAACAGGCATGGGTCTGGTGAGACTTTCTAATCCCATGATGACGCCCATCAGTTCCATTTTATTATTTGTTGTGTGCTTTTCATAACCAGAAATTCTGCGTTTAAGCTCGTTATAGAGAAGAACGCAGGCCCAACCACCGGGGCCGGGGTTTCCAGAGCATGCGCCATCTGTGTACAGTGTAACGTGTGAGGTCATAATTAATGTGCTCGCGTTTCATTTTGCGTCTTGTGCGCAAATTAAATTGATTACATGTTGAAGTGGAAGATATACGAATGCAAGCTGATATGCCAACAGAGCAATATAACCTGAATCCAAATTATCCTATGGTGGATGGCATTTCTGCCCAACTTGTGCCGCAAAAAAATGAGAACATCACTTTTCCCAGAACAGTTTTTTCACTAGGCATTTATAATGAAGTGCTCACAAATTCAACTAAAGATAATTACAGTGCTTCAGGCTATGGCGTTTCTTTTGGAATGCAGCACAAAATTAGAGGTATTTGGAAAGGCGGCCTTGATATCCGTTGGTCTGATTGGCTTGCGAACAGTACTCCGGGTTCGACATTAAGTCCTTTGGGAATTTATTCTAAAATAGAAGGCGATCCTCCTATTGATTTTTTGGTGGGCAAGGATTGGGGTAAAATCATCCAACCTTTCTTTACGGGAGGATTGGGATATACTTTGTTTTTTAATAGCCGTTCTTGGCTTGCGGTTCAGTCGAAAACTTCTTTAGGACAAGTTTCTGTGACATATGGAGTGGGCTTTCGAATAACGTTGCCAAAATCCTTTGCACTTAGGACTTCTGTCGAAAATTGGCGGGGCGTGCAAACTTCAGATTATTCTGCTCAAATTTATCGATTGGAGATTGTATTTGGAGATGTGGACAATATTTAAAATTATTTTACTAATATTAATAATTCCCTTTCAAGTGTTTGCACAAAATTTGAATTTGATAAATCCCGTTGCTAAGAATATTCCTGATGATGTGCAAAGTATATTTAAAAATCGATCTATTATGAGTTGTGGAGAAAGAACAGGGCTTTCCGTATATACTTCATTAGATATTCAAGCAATATTAGCAATTTCAAATATGCTTTCTTCAGAAACGATTCCCCTAGAAACAAATTGGGAGACATTTTCGCCGCTTCTAGAAAATGTAACATCTGCTTCCTTAAATGAAAAAGATGTTTTGAAGTATCCGCATGATGTGCAAAGAATTATTTATTACTGTTTGACATGGGACGAAAGTTACAGACTTAAATTATATGATATTTCACAAGAAGTTCTTGATAGCATTGCAGCAAATGTGATTAAAGAAAAGCCTTGGAAAGTTTTACCTAAAACAATTGCCGATAGAATAAATAAATTTAGCAGAGCATCAATTCGTGATTTTGTTTATTTGATTTTACGTTCTAATATTTATTTTTCAATTCGCGGGGATTTTAGTAAAAATCCAACATTATGGGCAACTTCTTTTATTTGGAGAACTCCTGTAACAAGTTTACAAAACAAAGAATCTTCTGACAAACAAGGGGATTAAAATATTAATAAAGAAATAATTTATTCATGGAACGGAAATATATTTAAAATTGAGTTAGATGATACCCTTGTTTTTCATGACGATAAGACAAGAAAATTAAATTTAATTGAGTTTTCCAACTGTTTTTCTGCTACAACTCTGAGTGAAGAAATGTTTCGTATTTCTTCTGCAGATGTTTTTTGTGCAAGTAAAAATTTAATAAAATCATTTTGTGATGACGCGCTAATTCAAAATCAAAGAGATTGTTTTTCATCTTTTTTTATTTACATAAATTCAGGGGTACTTGTAGGATATTTAAATGTCCAAATTGTTTTTGATATTGTTGAAATAGATTATATTTATGTTGATAATAATTTTAAAAGACAGGGGATCTCAAATAAATTATTTTCCTTATTTCAAGATGTGTGCCAGCATAGCGACTTTCCTCGAATATCTAAATTTATTTTAGAAGTTAGTGATAAAAATATTCCAGCGTTGTCTTTATATAAAAAATTTAATTTTAAGGAAATTTCAATAAGAAAAAGTTATTATAAAAATGGGGATGATGCTGTGATAATGGAGAAAATATTGTGAAGGTCGGAATTTTTCATACCGCTTTTTTAGGTGATATCGCATTATGTGGATTGCTTATTGAAGCATTGCACAAAGCAAATCACGAAGTTTATTTAATCACAAGAAAAACAGCATTGCTGTTGTATAAAAATGATTTTCGAATTAAAGAATGCATTATCGCAGATAAAAAAAAAGGACTTGGAAAATTAAAATCCATTTTTTCCATAGCAAATAATATCAATAATTTAAATTTAGATGTTTTACTTGTTCCGCACAAGTCTATGACTTCAGCTTTCATTGCATCTTTAGCTAAAGTTCCAAAAAAAATTTCATATTCTGATACATCATTAAAAGCAGTTTATACAGAATTAAGAATATTTGATAAAAATAAACATGAATGTTTGCGCTGTTTAGACTTAGCGCCAGAATGGCTTGTGAATAAAAATATTTATAATGAAGCTGTTAAAATATCTCGACCTATCTTAATACCAGGTAAAAATTTATCAAAATTTTTATCCCAAGAGCCTCATTATTTTGATAATAACTTACCCTTTTTTATTGTCAGTCCTGGTTCGGTTTGGGAAACTAAAAAATATCCTGCCCTTCATTTTGCAAAAGCTATTTTTTCTATTTTAAATATGAGTAAAACATTAAAGTGTATTATTTCTGGAACAGTTCAAGATAAAAAAGATATCGATGAAATTTTAAAATTTTTTGAAGTATTTCCTGAACTCAGAGTGCGCATTGTAGATACTTCATCGTATTTGCCTTTAGATGAGTTTGTTACATTAACATCCCGAGCAAGTTTTGTTGTTGCGAATGATTCAAGTCCAATACATATTGCAGCAGGTTCTAACATTCCTACTATTGCCATATTTGGTCCCACAACAGGAAAATTTGGTTTTTATCCTACCTCTGAAAAGAATATGATTCTTAATTATAAGGATGAAAATGGGAACACTCTCTCTTGTCATCCTTGCACTCCTCATGGGTCACATATTTGTCCTAAAAAACATTTTCGCTGTATGCGTGATCTTTCTCCCGACATTTTGGTAGAATCAGTTCGAAAGTTGTTACCTCATTTATTTGTATAAGGGGATTCATTTTATGCGATCCATTATCAGTAGCTTTCGTATTTTGAGGCCAAATTATGAAGTTTCACAAGAAGTGGGGTTGCAATGGATTTCCAGAGCACATGCCTATGCTAAATATTTAGATAGCAGTTCATTTGTAAATAAAAAAACAATATTTGATTTAAATATTCTAATGGAAAATATTACAAATCGATTTGCATGTAAGCCTGATAAAATTGCGAATCGTGGAACTTTTATTGCAGATTATTTGCATAATAATTGGGAAGAAATGCAATTTTTTGATTTGAAAAAAAATACGGCAGGTTCACAGTTGCAAGAAAGAATGAGTTTTTTTTCTGAAGTAACAAATCAAGTTTTTAATAAATTTTATTCTGATATTGATGAGGCTCCACAGCATATTATTCATGTAACCTGTACAGGTTATGTTTCTCCTTCTGCTGCACAACTCATTGTTGCAAATAAAAACTGGGGAAAATCGACTAAAGTCACACATGCTTATCATATGGGCTGTTACGCTGCATTTCCCGCCTTGCGTATTGCACAAGGTTTTTTATTGCAAGATAAGCAGTTGCTAAATTCAAATGAAAAATCTTCTCAAAATCGTGTCGATATTGTTCACACAGAATTGAGCACATTGCATTTTAATCCTTCCTTACAAGATCCCAGTCAATTTGTAGTTCAAAGTCTTTTTGGTGATGGATTAATATATTATTCCTTATATGATAAAAATTCATTTCTTTATTCAAATTGTCTAAAAGGTTTGGAAATTATTGTAAATCATGAAGAAATTATTTCAAATAGCAGCGATGCAATGAGCTGGGAAATTGGTAGCAATAGTTTTCAAATGACACTTTCTGGTAAAGTTCCTTCTATGATTGCTGAAAATATTGAAAATTTTATTGGAAAAATGTTTTCCTTTACCGATGTTTCCTTTGAAGAAGTAAAAAATAATTGTATTTTTGCAATTCATCCTGGTGGACCTAAAATTATTCAACATATAAAAGATATTTTAAGTCTTTCTAATGAAAGTGTACAATTGAGCGAGTCTATTTTAAAAATGTATGGTAATATGTCTTCGGCAACACTGCCCCATGTTTGGGATTCTATTTTAAATTCCGACATTGAAAAAGGAGCATTAGTTGTAAGTCTTGCATTTGGACCTGGATTGACAATTTCGGGTTCTATTATGAGAATCGTATGATATATTTTGAAATTATTTCTCTTTCATTTGTGTCATTTCACGCATTTTTAATGATAATTGATGAATTTATTTTCCATAGAAAACGAGTCCTTCCTAAGTGGGAGCGTGTGGGGCATCCGATCGATTCTCTTTTTTTTCTAATATGTTTTTTTATTGTTTTATTTTTTCCCATGAATATGAATTCAATTTTATTTTTTACTTTATTTGCATGTATT is a window encoding:
- a CDS encoding GNAT family N-acetyltransferase, whose translation is MFRISSADVFCASKNLIKSFCDDALIQNQRDCFSSFFIYINSGVLVGYLNVQIVFDIVEIDYIYVDNNFKRQGISNKLFSLFQDVCQHSDFPRISKFILEVSDKNIPALSLYKKFNFKEISIRKSYYKNGDDAVIMEKIL
- a CDS encoding MFS transporter; amino-acid sequence: MPNQEKHYLKKLFAQELVSGFGYLAPLSMLALFLSEFKDITTSQVSLAMLLSSITARWGRLIFAPVLELLKPSVLLAVMQIVGALGYFLLTFYHSFSIMLLALIFIGFFYGSNTIFIRVLTSFLKEKTNQSTINYSIIHIATNIAATLGPILVNFIYIYYNKEFAFISICIFLCLSSIYTLFSLKNISFQKQNNYFKNIFLLLRSKNLFHFYFLIVLSWFFCAQIYTLAPIIISQTLKLPQYIWTIPTLNGVMIIILSVHLNKFFHKFTKNYYYQISLSLIFSLLGFYSIIMNYNIINLYFGVVLLTLSETLFVPAFQALCAELVPEDSRVAIFAIYAVFMGMGEGMGYYFGSKSLNLLNSNLNLYKNSSYILLILILVGIFISIQKTFSIKKNI
- the rnhA gene encoding ribonuclease HI yields the protein MTSHVTLYTDGACSGNPGPGGWACVLLYNELKRRISGYEKHTTNNKMELMGVIMGLESLTRPMPVLIITDSQYVKNAFTAGWLENWQKNGWKTKSGDPVKNQDLWLKLCLLQRKHNLSWQWVKGHSGNKYNDMCDELARNAIENKNGIDEKF
- a CDS encoding Ppx/GppA phosphatase family protein: MINFPEKKIFEKKRIAAIDVGSNSIHMLIVDMETTNSFTIIASEKDQVRLVASLDEDGNLTNDALSRAISALKKMKEIADGLRAQIRAVGTSALREAKNAADFVAKLYKKTGIDIEIISGHEEARLVYLGVQQGLPIQSKSTLIVDIGGGSTEIVVGQWGEERFATSLKLGCVRLTQNFIHTDPLGDEHLRALELYINTRLEPVLSEVERIGFDYAVGSSGTIKAVKSLVLGLTNSPPLQTMHGSTLTAKEIWVAKEALLRARSLKERKQLPGLDAKRADIIVAGLFVLSSITKILGIREWTISLTALREGILFDTMLRDGVWLQGDTSDVRWRSVRSFGQKFHIDEAHAFHITSFAVSLFDQLSSRHSLPSAWREFLRSAAYLHECGLFIGHTGHHKHTFYFIRNASLPGFTTREMQIIATIVRYHRKRMPRDNDEVYCDFDKEIQKAVNICASILRLAVSLDRGRQGKIQEIVMQDISLSKMCLSVHLRANHDIELEMYEATIEKKAFENIFSCSLEIVLQQ
- a CDS encoding glycosyltransferase family 9 protein, with translation MKVGIFHTAFLGDIALCGLLIEALHKANHEVYLITRKTALLLYKNDFRIKECIIADKKKGLGKLKSIFSIANNINNLNLDVLLVPHKSMTSAFIASLAKVPKKISYSDTSLKAVYTELRIFDKNKHECLRCLDLAPEWLVNKNIYNEAVKISRPILIPGKNLSKFLSQEPHYFDNNLPFFIVSPGSVWETKKYPALHFAKAIFSILNMSKTLKCIISGTVQDKKDIDEILKFFEVFPELRVRIVDTSSYLPLDEFVTLTSRASFVVANDSSPIHIAAGSNIPTIAIFGPTTGKFGFYPTSEKNMILNYKDENGNTLSCHPCTPHGSHICPKKHFRCMRDLSPDILVESVRKLLPHLFV
- a CDS encoding 3-oxoacyl-[acyl-carrier-protein] synthase III C-terminal domain-containing protein: MRSIISSFRILRPNYEVSQEVGLQWISRAHAYAKYLDSSSFVNKKTIFDLNILMENITNRFACKPDKIANRGTFIADYLHNNWEEMQFFDLKKNTAGSQLQERMSFFSEVTNQVFNKFYSDIDEAPQHIIHVTCTGYVSPSAAQLIVANKNWGKSTKVTHAYHMGCYAAFPALRIAQGFLLQDKQLLNSNEKSSQNRVDIVHTELSTLHFNPSLQDPSQFVVQSLFGDGLIYYSLYDKNSFLYSNCLKGLEIIVNHEEIISNSSDAMSWEIGSNSFQMTLSGKVPSMIAENIENFIGKMFSFTDVSFEEVKNNCIFAIHPGGPKIIQHIKDILSLSNESVQLSESILKMYGNMSSATLPHVWDSILNSDIEKGALVVSLAFGPGLTISGSIMRIV